From a single Bradyrhizobium sediminis genomic region:
- a CDS encoding branched-chain amino acid ABC transporter ATP-binding protein/permease has protein sequence MMKRLPVPLLIAALGLLVLPPLLLALGLTMTSATEVVTYALACMALNILVGHTGLVSFGHGAWFGLAAYAAALVQRNVMPGSFFGPTIAGVLIVTAIAGTFGFLILRRRGVYFSLLTLALAAMLYAVAFRWTDVTGGENGLGGITRPTLLGVDLESSTNYYWFVATIAFLVLILLWRFHNSTVGSVLVAIRENEQRARFLGYPTNRYKLAAFVLSAGITGLAGILLLYQNRMTSADPISVSFSGDLLAMVVIGGMRSFLGPALGALFFILFREFLGIYTENWLFWFGLIFVSFIVFSPTGLVGVGERLIAPFRKKTTEDAAMSARRIEALPLPEFLRPQSHIAGPVLSARHIVKNFGGIRAVQGIDISIADRTLHALIGPNGAGKTTAFNLLSGMFPPDQGTVSLMGQPIAGETPEEIARAGIGRSFQITNLFPALSVGENIRLAVQARHPRRFDPITSALSIDAINAETDATIRYLGLAGIEKAEAGNLSYGGQRLLDMGVALATAPRVLLLDEPLAGLAAAERERIGAIIKRISSDLPVLLVEHDIDRVFQLADHVTVMNEGRVLLDGTVEQARTSPKVQEVYIGSGATEIAARPRETAARVNALLTVGNVDTFYGKSHILNDVNFTLHENEIIALLGRNGAGKSTLLKTLVGIAPASNGSIKLADSELIGHSSAQNARLGIGYVPQGRGLFAGMSVEQNLELGGLKRQTGNGVHWTRERIYEYFPRIRERLDSPADYLSGGEQQMVAVARALSGDVRVLLLDEPFEGLAPTVVEQLFETFDRLRREIAIIIVDHHLDLALALSDTTVALERGRVIHQGPSKDLRDDLDLRRKVLWL, from the coding sequence ATGATGAAGCGCCTGCCCGTTCCGCTGTTGATCGCCGCCCTCGGACTCCTTGTGCTGCCGCCGCTGCTGCTCGCGCTCGGCCTCACCATGACCTCGGCGACCGAGGTCGTCACCTACGCGCTGGCCTGCATGGCGCTGAACATCCTGGTCGGCCATACCGGCCTGGTGTCGTTCGGCCATGGCGCCTGGTTCGGCCTCGCCGCCTATGCGGCGGCGCTGGTCCAGCGCAATGTGATGCCGGGCTCGTTCTTCGGTCCCACCATCGCCGGCGTCCTGATCGTCACCGCCATTGCGGGCACGTTCGGGTTCCTGATCCTGCGGCGGCGCGGGGTATATTTCTCGCTGCTGACGCTGGCGCTGGCGGCGATGCTGTATGCGGTCGCGTTCCGCTGGACCGACGTCACCGGCGGCGAGAACGGCCTCGGCGGCATCACGCGGCCGACGCTGCTCGGCGTCGATCTGGAATCTTCCACCAACTACTACTGGTTCGTCGCTACGATCGCCTTCCTGGTGCTGATCCTGCTATGGCGCTTCCATAACTCGACGGTCGGCAGCGTGCTGGTGGCGATCCGCGAGAACGAGCAACGCGCGCGTTTCCTCGGCTATCCGACCAACCGCTACAAGCTCGCCGCCTTCGTGCTGTCGGCCGGGATCACCGGGCTTGCCGGCATCCTGCTGCTCTACCAGAACCGCATGACCTCGGCCGATCCGATCTCGGTCTCGTTCTCCGGCGATCTCCTGGCCATGGTCGTGATCGGCGGCATGCGCAGTTTCCTGGGGCCGGCCCTCGGCGCGCTGTTCTTCATCCTGTTCCGCGAGTTCCTCGGCATCTACACCGAGAACTGGCTGTTCTGGTTCGGCCTGATATTCGTCAGCTTCATCGTGTTTTCGCCGACCGGCCTGGTCGGCGTCGGCGAACGGCTGATCGCGCCGTTCCGCAAGAAGACGACCGAAGACGCCGCGATGTCGGCGCGCCGCATCGAAGCGCTGCCGCTGCCGGAATTCCTGCGGCCGCAATCCCACATCGCAGGGCCGGTGCTGTCGGCCCGACACATCGTCAAGAATTTCGGCGGCATCAGGGCGGTGCAGGGGATCGATATCTCGATTGCCGACCGCACCCTGCATGCGCTGATCGGGCCCAATGGCGCGGGCAAGACCACCGCGTTCAACCTGTTGTCCGGCATGTTCCCGCCGGACCAGGGCACGGTGTCGCTGATGGGCCAGCCGATCGCCGGCGAGACGCCGGAGGAGATCGCCCGCGCCGGCATCGGCCGCTCGTTCCAGATCACCAACCTGTTTCCGGCCCTGAGCGTCGGCGAAAACATCAGGCTTGCGGTGCAGGCGCGGCACCCCCGCCGCTTCGATCCCATCACGTCAGCGCTTTCGATCGATGCGATCAATGCCGAGACGGACGCCACCATCCGCTATCTCGGCCTTGCCGGCATCGAGAAGGCCGAGGCGGGCAACTTGTCCTATGGCGGCCAGCGGCTGCTCGACATGGGCGTGGCGCTTGCGACCGCGCCGCGCGTGCTGCTGCTCGACGAGCCCCTCGCCGGGCTTGCCGCTGCCGAGCGTGAGCGGATCGGCGCCATCATCAAGCGGATCTCGTCGGATCTGCCGGTGCTGCTGGTCGAACACGACATCGACCGGGTGTTCCAGCTCGCCGACCATGTCACGGTCATGAATGAAGGCCGGGTACTGCTCGACGGCACCGTCGAGCAAGCCCGCACCAGCCCGAAGGTGCAGGAGGTCTATATCGGCTCCGGCGCGACGGAAATTGCCGCGCGTCCGCGCGAAACCGCCGCCCGCGTCAACGCGCTGCTGACGGTCGGCAACGTCGATACCTTTTACGGCAAGAGCCACATCCTCAACGACGTCAATTTCACGCTGCACGAGAACGAGATCATTGCGCTGTTGGGCCGCAACGGCGCCGGCAAGTCGACGCTGCTGAAGACGCTGGTCGGCATCGCGCCGGCATCGAACGGGTCGATCAAACTCGCCGACAGCGAGCTGATCGGCCATTCGTCGGCGCAGAACGCCCGGCTCGGTATCGGCTACGTGCCGCAGGGCCGCGGCCTGTTCGCCGGCATGAGCGTGGAACAGAACCTCGAGCTGGGCGGGCTGAAGCGCCAGACCGGCAACGGCGTGCACTGGACGCGGGAACGCATCTACGAATATTTTCCGCGGATTCGCGAACGGCTCGACAGCCCCGCCGACTATCTTTCCGGCGGCGAGCAGCAGATGGTCGCGGTCGCCCGCGCGCTGTCGGGCGACGTCCGGGTATTGCTGCTCGACGAGCCCTTCGAGGGCCTGGCGCCGACCGTGGTGGAGCAATTGTTCGAGACCTTCGACCGGCTGCGCAGGGAAATCGCCATCATCATCGTCGATCACCATCTCGATCTGGCGCTGGCGCTGTCCGATACCACGGTGGCGCTGGAGCGCGGCCGGGTGATCCACCAGGGGCCGTCGAAAGACCTGCGCGACGATCTCGACTTGCGCCGCAAGGTGCTCTGGCTGTGA